CAATAATATTACCAATAACTGCACCCAGTCCTAGTACAAGCCCATATAGCCAAATCTTGGCAGTGAGTAAACCAAAAAAAGCATAACTACCGATTTGCACCACACCCATAAAAAAAGAGTTGGCAGTTTTGGTGGCAATTAGACTCTCTTTTTCCAGCCCAGCATTCATATAAAAAGGGTTGAGTATAGGGCCGAGACCACCTATCAATGTGCTCATAAAAGCTATGATAAACCCCAAAGGTATAAATCCTATTTTGGGCATATTGAAGGTTTTGCTCACCTTGCCAAATTTATATTGGAAAATGGTAGATACTAAAAATATGCCAACTAATAACTGTATCCAATTGGCATTTAAACGACTAAAAATCAGTGCGGCTAGCCATGCGCCTAAGATTGCACTGGGTACATAATATTTCGTCAATGACCAATCAATGTGATGCCAGAATAGATAAATCCGAGAGCCATTACTTATAAAGGTAGCCAAATTGATCACTGGTGGCGCTGCTGCTGCCCCTAGCATCCAAGAAGTAACTGGTATCAGTAGTATAGCGCCGCCGCCACCAGAGATAACAGAGATGATAAAAGCGACCATACCAGCGATAAACAAGCCTGCTAAATGCCAATTTGGAATCGTTTGTAGTAGGTCTAAAACAATGAACAATATAAAATCCTCTTCCCTGAGTTATATTGAATGATGATTATGTACTTAATTAATATACAGCCTGTAAAATGCTGGGTAGAGGCGTGAATAGATATGTTTGTCCACTCAATAATCGTCCATTTGTTCGCTTGAAAAAAGACAAAAATGTTTAAGAAAACCAGTTAAGGTTTATCAAGTAGGCAAGTAAATATTAGCGGATTATTAATACTAACGGTATCTTTCAGTAATGAAAACAATGATGCAATGTTTTCTATCGTATAGCAAGCCCTACAATCAAGTGCTTTGAAAAGGATGAGTATGAGCAATCTAATGAGTGTCACGATAAATTGGTCTTGTAGGCTGTGTCGTCAGGATAAAATAAGCCTAGATTGATTGATAGATATAGACGCGCACAAAAAAGCCCAAACGTTTATGACGTTTGGGCTAATCTGTACTGCTATATGGTACCCGGAGCCGGAACGATATTACTCGGTTAAGTATATGATTTATTTAATTTAAAATAATAATTATTTATCCAGTGTACATATAGGTGTACATGGAGTTTGAATTTCATATTTGATGATATATATTCAGGTAATATATCTTTGCTTATACCTATTGAACGACTAACCACTTACAACACCTTTCACATAGATTTTATAGTTTCTTTAACTCATCATCAATCAAACCTTTCAAGTAGGTAGATGAGTCCACACCGTAACTATCACATAATTTTAGAAGCTTTTTCTGATATGTTTTATCTAATAGTTGCTTGTCCAAGGATTTTTTAGAAGCTTTGCTTCTAGATTTTACTTGATACCAAGAATTTTTCATCCTATCTATGAAACCTTTCTGATCAAGTGTAATGATCTCGTTGTTACGTTTCAAATTATTCCGTAGAATTGAAAATGCATCTATCGACGCACAAACTTGATCGTAGCATTCTCTAGAATTACTAGCTATAAAGAGGTGTGGTTTCAGTAGTAAATTTAGCGCTTCTAGATAGTTGATTGCCCAGTCAATTTGTTGCTCATTTTTACTATCAAGCCACTTCAAATCTTTTTTACTTGCTGATTCTAAAAAATATCTGCTTTTAGCTGAAATTATAAAGTCTATTTTAATTTTATTCTGTCTACTTTTATTATCCGCATTTCTAGATGATTTGGGTTCAGGAGGCTTTTCTGGTAGTACGTCTCGAAATATAAGTTTGGCTAATATAAGTTTTCTTTGATCGTTCATTAATTTATTAGCAGTTTCTTGTTTACCTAATAAACGACACGCATCGAAAGATCTTAGAAAGTCTGACTCAAAATCAGTATAGAGAGAGAATCTTTCAATACCCATTCTATATCTATGATAAGACCAATACTTATCAAACCATATTGCTGCTCTAAGGTCTTTTTCAATCCAGTCTATGTATCTATCTTCAATAACCAAACTTATGCACTCTTCAATATAGTTGTTTAATTGAAGAGTATTCCATTCTAATGCTTGAATTTTATTGATTATATAATCTAAATTATCATTGATGACAATGTCTATATTGTTTAGGTGCATTTCATAGACAAGGATATAGAGCTGTCTACTTGTCAATTTAGACAGAATGGTTCTGATATCTTTGTACTCTAGCTTTAAGTTTGAATTAACATCCATCATTATGAGGTCCAAGAACGTGATCGATTATGCAAGTTATTAGTAATATTACAGTAAGTATTCAATCAATAATACATATTTAGACAGTTATATTTTAATAATTTAACAGTAAGAAAATAATAAGAGAAAAATATTTTAAATTTAGTAGCTTCCTTATTTATCGAGGGATACGTGATGAATATAGCTCTTAAACTCCTTAATTTCTTAGGTTTTTTAATATTTTTTCTGTTTAATCTACTAAATAACAAAGCCGTACAGCAATAATGTTCTCTCAACTAAGATATATCGATACAGTGGTCATGTTCGGTGTCCTGCTATTAGAGCTAACTCCATCCCTATCTTTATCACTCAAAAAGTCTGAAAACTCGGTATTCAGTTAGCGAAAAGGTACTGGAAACTCTGCTCCTGAATTTCTCACATATGGTTGGTATCTATGTTATTGATTAGTAATACTTACTAATCATCATTAAAAAATACGAGTCAACACTACTCTATGAACAATCCATTCTCATTCATAGGAGTAGTCTCATGTCATACCCGCATATTCATCAATCCAAACTTATTAGTACTATCGATTTATTAGTCAGAGGTGTGCTATTTGATGATATCGATATCAGTCAAGTCAGAGTCCAGCTATCAAATTTGTATTTACCGTTGCTAGACGATTACGATTCCGCATTGGAGTACGCACAAACTGTTGAAGCATTCAGACATAGTGCTGAAAAAGTGATGGCTGACCCACACTCGCAAGCTCAGAGGTGGGACGATTACAATACGGCTCAATTTATGGATTACCTAGGCACTTATAAAGCTCTCATTACAGCCGAAGATGCTAAGCTGAATAAGCAAGAGAAAAGT
This is a stretch of genomic DNA from Psychrobacter alimentarius. It encodes these proteins:
- a CDS encoding sulfite exporter TauE/SafE family protein; translated protein: MFIVLDLLQTIPNWHLAGLFIAGMVAFIISVISGGGGAILLIPVTSWMLGAAAAPPVINLATFISNGSRIYLFWHHIDWSLTKYYVPSAILGAWLAALIFSRLNANWIQLLVGIFLVSTIFQYKFGKVSKTFNMPKIGFIPLGFIIAFMSTLIGGLGPILNPFYMNAGLEKESLIATKTANSFFMGVVQIGSYAFFGLLTAKIWLYGLVLGLGAVIGNIIGKRFLAGMSVSQFRIMLLILMVVSGLIMIIRNIDILF